The Paramisgurnus dabryanus chromosome 3, PD_genome_1.1, whole genome shotgun sequence genome includes a window with the following:
- the LOC135750475 gene encoding uncharacterized protein, with protein sequence MPGRACCVVGCFNNSKKIQAWNTTVCEIHKPLLHIDCPCLRPYGLHRVPGRAEDQDMRQKWMKHINRDGFKPNKNTVVCGIHFPDGQPTRENPYPVLFMGYECRVTPARPPPKRRCLQPLHRKSTTQPEAMETDEDVGNLENMPLQTCDVGTQWPDHIEHNYSFNCGNKQMKDSGTQTDPILSVSAHNLNNKDFIFYTGLCADSFWQLLQVLLTYCSQPLNSKLAVHEQILLVLMRLRLGLLFTDLGKRFGVSRSTASEIFTFWRPILARFMREKVIAWLPRDTLSRIRPKTFHKNYPKATCIIDCTEVFVQRPKNLRKRSQTYSNYKHHNTYKLLYCIAPNGYVMFVSKLFGGRASDNFITKNSGFVHHLIPGDEILADRGFTIMDILPPGVSLALPAFTRGRKELSEHEVTSTRRLANVRIHIERAIRRLKGFKILCNVMSGRLQSVDEIVSICAGLCNLQPQLIRNSTE encoded by the exons ATGCCTGGAAGAGCGTGTTGTGTGGTTGGCTGTTTTaacaacagcaaaaaaataCAAGCCTGGAATACAACCGTTTGTGAAATTCACAAACCTTTGTTGCACATTGACTGCCCATGTTTACGGCCATACGGACTACACAGAGTTCCTGGTCGAGCGGAGGACCAAGATATGCGTCAAAAGTGGATGAAACACATAAACCGAGATGGCTTCAAGCCGAACAAGAATACTGTG GTTTGTGGAATACATTTTCCTGACGGACAACCAACAAGAGAAAACCCATATCCTGTGTTGTTCATGGGTTATGAATGTCGT GTAACACCAGCTAGACCTCCCCCCAAAAGAAGATGTCTTCAGCCATTACACCGGAAGTCAACTACTCAACCTGAAGCTATGGAAACAGATGAGGATGTTGGAAATTTGGAGAATATGCCTCTGCAGACATGTGACGTCGGAACCCAGTGGCCAGATCACATAGAGCACAACTACAGTTTCAACTGTGGTAACAAGCAGATGAAGGACAGTGGCACTCAAACAGATCCAATACTGTCAGTATCGGCACATAATTTAAATAACAAagactttatattttatacaggCTTATGTGCTGACAGTTTCTGGCAACTTTTGCAAGTCTTGTTGACTTATTGCTCACAACCACTTAATTCCAAATTGGCCGTCCATGAAcaaattttgcttgttttaatgaGACTCCGTTTGGGTTTATTGTTTACTGACTTGGGTAAACGATTTGGGGTGAGTCGAAGCACGGCATCTGAGATATTTACATTTTGGAGACCAATCCTTGCAAGATTCATGAGGGAAAAGGTGATTGCTTGGTTGCCCAGGGATACGCTGAGCAGAATCAGGCCCAAGACATTTCACAAAAACTATCCTAAAGCCACATGCATCATTGACTGTACAGAGGTCTTTGTACAAAGGCCAAAGAACTTAAGAAAAAGATCACAAACTTATAGCAATTACAAACATCATAACACATACAAACTGCTATACTGTATAGCCCCCAATGGTTATGTCATGTTTGTATCAAAGCTTTTTGGTGGAAGGGCCAGTGATAATTTTATTACAAAGAATAGTGGTTTTGTTCATCACCTGATCCCAGGTGATGAGATTTTAGCAGATCGTGGATTCACCATCATGGATATATTGCCTCCAGGAGTGAGTCTAGCTCTTCCTGCATTCACACGTGGACGTAAGGAGCTGTCTGAACATGAGGTGACATCCACACGTCGCCTAGCTAATGTCAGGATCCACATTGAACGTGCAATTCGAAGACTAAAGGGTTTCAAGATTTTGTGTAATGTTATGTCTGGTAGGTTGCAAAGTGTTGATGAGATTGTAAGTATTTGTGCAGGGTTATGTAATTTGCAACCTCAGTTAATCCGTAACAGTACTGAATGA